In Sphingobacterium thalpophilum, a genomic segment contains:
- the glmM gene encoding phosphoglucosamine mutase, with translation MTLIKSISGIRGTIGGRAGEALTPIDIVKFTAAYGKIIVKQSGIKKIVVGRDARVSGEMVSNLVIGTLQSIGVDVVDLGLSTTPTVEIAVPMEKAAGGIILTASHNPGQWNALKLLNAKGEFISDAEGQEVLALGESLDFDFSEVEALGQVHKDYSYLQKHVDAVLALEYVDKEAIKAANFKVALDAVNSTGGTFIPALLDALGVQTIYKIHCEPNGQFPHNPEPLKENLTDLSAAVIENKADLGIAVDPDVDRLVFMMEDGELFGEEYTLVAVADYLLQHKKGNTVSNLSSTRALRDVTKAHGGEYYAAAVGEVNVVTKMKEVDAVIGGEGNGGVIYPASHYGRDALVGVAIFLTHLAKLGKKASEYRASLPQYFMSKNKITLTPELDIDNLLAKMEEKYKNEDHSTIDGLKIDFENEWVHLRKSNTEPIIRIYSEGPTPEAAEQIAQKIIREIEEIIK, from the coding sequence ATGACTTTAATTAAATCAATATCAGGAATACGAGGTACGATAGGCGGGCGTGCTGGAGAGGCACTTACCCCAATAGATATCGTTAAGTTTACAGCTGCTTATGGCAAAATAATTGTTAAGCAGAGTGGTATCAAAAAAATTGTTGTTGGAAGAGATGCGCGTGTTTCTGGTGAGATGGTAAGTAATTTGGTGATTGGTACCTTGCAAAGCATCGGTGTTGATGTGGTTGATTTAGGTCTTTCAACAACGCCAACGGTAGAGATCGCTGTACCTATGGAAAAAGCTGCTGGTGGTATTATTTTGACTGCTTCACACAATCCAGGTCAATGGAATGCGCTAAAGTTACTGAATGCAAAGGGCGAATTTATTTCAGATGCCGAAGGGCAAGAGGTATTGGCCCTTGGTGAATCCTTAGACTTTGATTTTTCCGAAGTTGAAGCATTAGGACAGGTTCATAAAGACTATTCATATTTACAGAAACATGTAGACGCTGTATTAGCGTTGGAATATGTTGATAAGGAAGCTATTAAAGCCGCTAATTTTAAAGTTGCTTTGGATGCCGTAAACAGTACAGGTGGTACATTTATACCTGCCTTATTGGATGCGCTTGGTGTGCAGACAATCTATAAAATCCATTGTGAGCCGAATGGTCAGTTTCCGCATAATCCCGAACCATTAAAAGAGAATTTGACAGATCTATCAGCTGCGGTTATTGAAAACAAAGCTGATTTAGGGATTGCTGTAGATCCAGATGTAGATCGATTGGTCTTTATGATGGAGGATGGTGAGTTATTTGGTGAAGAATATACCTTAGTGGCCGTAGCAGATTATTTATTGCAGCATAAAAAAGGAAATACAGTTTCTAATTTATCTTCTACACGCGCACTGCGTGATGTGACTAAAGCACATGGTGGCGAATATTATGCCGCTGCTGTTGGTGAAGTCAACGTGGTTACAAAGATGAAGGAAGTGGATGCGGTAATTGGCGGAGAAGGAAATGGCGGTGTTATCTATCCTGCATCTCACTATGGCCGTGATGCACTGGTAGGGGTAGCGATCTTCTTGACACATCTGGCTAAACTTGGTAAAAAAGCCTCCGAATACCGCGCCTCTTTACCGCAGTACTTTATGTCAAAAAACAAGATTACACTGACTCCGGAATTGGACATTGACAACTTATTGGCCAAAATGGAGGAAAAATATAAAAATGAAGACCATTCAACAATCGATGGATTGAAAATAGACTTTGAAAATGAATGGGTTCATTTACGTAAATCGAATACCGAACCGATTATTCGGATTTACTCGGAGGGACCTACGCCTGAAGCTGCTGAGCAGATCGCGCAGAAGATTATCCGCGAAATTGAAGAAATAATTAAATAA
- a CDS encoding oxidoreductase has translation MKPLFLIFITHILFLGHLNAQQTTINLVNQERNSSYRGLSVVDDTTVWVSGSNGTVGLSTDAGKNWQWVNPIGYEKTDFRDIEAFDENEALIISAGSPAIILSTHDGGRSWKEVFNDKRPEIFYDGFAFTSKGVGIAFGDAIQGKMPLLKSTDFGRSWKDISPNMHFTITDGEAGFAASGTSIYCDNSGTYWIATGGTVSNIYSSKDQGNTWQRYSCPIIQGTNSTGPFSVAFNTSKTGIVVGGDYKADKNKDKNSLLTNDGGKTWSAPQTAPAGFKSAVIYLSKKQLISTGTSGTDLSNDGGKNWTPIGKESFNAVQKAKKGRAIFLVGDKGKIANLAL, from the coding sequence ATGAAACCTTTATTTCTGATTTTTATTACCCACATCTTGTTCCTGGGCCATCTGAACGCTCAACAAACAACCATTAACCTTGTAAATCAAGAGCGAAACAGCAGCTACAGAGGCCTAAGCGTGGTCGATGATACAACGGTATGGGTAAGCGGAAGCAACGGTACCGTCGGGCTCAGCACCGATGCCGGAAAAAACTGGCAGTGGGTCAATCCAATTGGCTACGAAAAAACAGATTTTAGAGATATCGAAGCATTTGATGAGAATGAAGCCTTAATTATATCTGCCGGTTCCCCTGCCATCATCTTAAGTACCCATGACGGCGGTCGAAGCTGGAAAGAAGTATTCAATGACAAGCGGCCCGAAATATTTTATGACGGTTTTGCTTTTACATCAAAAGGGGTCGGCATTGCCTTTGGCGACGCCATTCAGGGAAAAATGCCGCTATTGAAAAGCACCGATTTCGGAAGGTCCTGGAAAGATATATCCCCGAATATGCACTTTACCATTACCGATGGCGAGGCCGGTTTTGCAGCCAGTGGAACATCAATATATTGCGATAACAGCGGAACATATTGGATTGCCACAGGTGGGACAGTTTCCAATATCTACAGCAGCAAGGATCAGGGTAACACATGGCAACGTTACAGCTGCCCCATCATTCAGGGCACAAATAGCACCGGCCCTTTTTCTGTCGCATTTAACACATCAAAAACGGGTATTGTCGTCGGTGGCGATTACAAGGCGGATAAAAACAAAGACAAAAATAGCCTGCTAACCAACGATGGCGGCAAAACATGGTCTGCACCACAGACAGCACCCGCTGGCTTTAAGTCGGCCGTTATTTATCTTTCAAAAAAACAGCTGATCAGCACGGGCACTTCGGGTACAGACCTATCGAATGACGGCGGAAAAAACTGGACGCCTATTGGAAAGGAAAGTTTCAATGCCGTCCAAAAGGCAAAAAAAGGTCGAGCGATATTTTTAGTGGGCGATAAAGGCAAAATAGCGAATTTAGCATTATAA
- the feoB gene encoding ferrous iron transport protein B, with protein MNNPIIALLGNPNVGKTSLFNRITKLNQKVGNYPGITVEKREGQVKANNKVYRIIDLPGTYTLFPSSLDEEVVFNTLVNKESSFRPNLVVVVAEPTNLKRSIILYQQARELGLPAIFVINMIDEAKEKGITIDVQKLEHLLNTKVYETNARTGQGIDQLIKNFDAVPPMYISKFSLPTEADAALEETKRLFPLDTEYHTWQYLAKGEVSFLSKEKNQAIQQIREKYQLRAEKLQKDEAILRSKSLDSSLAEIYVKDESSNKNKTNTIDSILLHPIFGYVIFFGILFLIFQAIYTWSGPAMDFIDGLFGDLAAYIQTALPAGPLTDLLSNGIIKGIGGIVIFIPQIVILYIFISIMEETGYMSRVVFLMDRWLRPFGLNGKSVIPLISGVACAVPAVMSARNIENSKERLVTILVTPFMTCSARLPIYIVLIGLVIPDTKLGGFQIQGIVLFVMYLLGIFAALLSAIILTKVIKSKHKSFLIFELPTYKTPDWKNVALNVWEKASSFVFGAGKIILAISVILWALGSFGPNDKFSQAEEYVTKNSPNLSEADLEHEVSSYRLEHSFLGYLGMAIEPVVKPLGYDWKMGIGLISSFAAREVFVGTMATVYSLGDEVDIEDEASKTTVLGKMKSEINRNTGLPAYNLASGISLLLFYAFAMQCMSTIAAVKRETGSWKWTLIQLGFMTGLAYFSALIAYQLLK; from the coding sequence ATGAATAACCCGATTATTGCACTTTTGGGTAATCCAAATGTGGGTAAAACATCGCTATTTAACCGGATTACAAAATTAAATCAGAAAGTAGGAAATTATCCCGGTATTACGGTCGAAAAACGTGAGGGGCAAGTTAAAGCCAACAACAAAGTTTATCGTATTATTGACTTACCGGGCACATATACCCTGTTCCCAAGTTCATTGGACGAAGAAGTTGTTTTCAACACTTTAGTCAATAAAGAAAGTAGTTTCAGACCAAACCTCGTCGTTGTCGTCGCTGAACCTACGAACCTAAAACGGTCTATTATTCTTTATCAACAAGCCCGGGAGCTCGGCCTGCCGGCCATCTTTGTCATCAATATGATCGATGAAGCCAAAGAAAAGGGAATTACAATCGATGTTCAGAAACTTGAACACCTATTAAATACAAAAGTATACGAAACCAATGCGCGTACGGGGCAAGGTATCGATCAGCTGATCAAAAACTTTGATGCTGTTCCGCCCATGTATATCAGCAAATTCAGTCTACCAACGGAAGCTGATGCGGCATTAGAGGAAACTAAACGTCTTTTCCCATTAGATACGGAATACCACACCTGGCAATACCTAGCCAAAGGCGAAGTATCCTTTTTATCGAAAGAAAAAAATCAGGCTATCCAGCAAATCCGTGAAAAATATCAATTGCGGGCCGAGAAGCTGCAAAAAGACGAAGCCATATTGCGCAGTAAATCCCTAGATAGCAGCCTTGCCGAAATTTATGTAAAGGATGAATCCTCGAATAAAAACAAGACCAATACGATTGATAGCATCCTGCTTCACCCAATCTTTGGTTACGTCATCTTCTTTGGCATCCTCTTTTTAATCTTCCAGGCAATTTATACCTGGTCTGGACCAGCCATGGATTTTATCGACGGTTTATTTGGTGATCTTGCAGCCTATATACAAACAGCATTGCCAGCAGGGCCGTTAACCGACTTGCTCAGCAATGGTATTATCAAAGGTATTGGCGGAATTGTAATCTTCATTCCACAGATTGTTATTTTATACATCTTTATCTCGATCATGGAAGAAACGGGCTATATGAGCCGTGTTGTTTTCCTGATGGACCGCTGGCTGCGTCCCTTTGGTCTAAATGGAAAATCAGTGATTCCATTGATTTCGGGCGTAGCCTGTGCTGTTCCTGCGGTCATGTCTGCGCGTAACATCGAAAATAGCAAAGAAAGACTGGTCACTATTCTGGTAACACCTTTTATGACCTGCTCAGCGCGTCTCCCTATTTATATCGTTCTGATCGGACTGGTGATACCGGACACGAAATTAGGAGGATTTCAAATACAAGGGATTGTATTGTTTGTGATGTACCTGCTTGGCATATTCGCAGCTTTGCTATCCGCGATTATCCTGACCAAAGTCATCAAATCAAAACACAAATCATTTCTCATCTTTGAACTCCCCACCTATAAGACTCCGGATTGGAAAAATGTAGCCTTAAATGTCTGGGAAAAAGCATCAAGCTTTGTCTTCGGCGCAGGTAAAATTATTTTAGCCATTTCTGTTATACTCTGGGCATTAGGTAGTTTTGGTCCAAACGACAAATTTAGCCAAGCAGAAGAATATGTAACAAAAAATAGCCCCAACCTGTCCGAAGCAGATTTGGAGCATGAAGTTTCATCATATCGTCTGGAACACTCCTTCCTTGGTTATCTTGGCATGGCTATTGAACCTGTTGTTAAACCATTGGGCTATGACTGGAAGATGGGCATAGGTCTCATTTCTTCCTTTGCTGCCCGTGAAGTGTTTGTGGGCACAATGGCAACAGTATATAGCCTTGGTGATGAAGTGGATATCGAAGATGAAGCATCTAAAACAACGGTATTAGGCAAAATGAAAAGCGAAATTAACCGGAATACCGGTTTACCGGCTTACAATTTAGCTTCCGGTATATCCTTATTACTGTTCTATGCTTTTGCTATGCAATGTATGAGTACAATTGCGGCAGTAAAAAGGGAAACAGGCTCATGGAAATGGACTTTAATACAGCTTGGTTTCATGACAGGTTTGGCCTATTTCAGTGCCTTAATTGCTTATCAACTTTTAAAATAA
- a CDS encoding LacI family DNA-binding transcriptional regulator, with protein MNKKTTIYDIARALGVTVSTVSRALNNVPTISEATRKLVLDKAKELNYSVNKLASSLSSGKSNTIGVIVPTMQIHFFAEAVHSIEKELKKHNYSLLLYQSNESFEDEVNGVKTLLEAQVDGIIASLSLETQETQHFQEVINQRKCLVIFDRTHKDIPAPVVKLDDFKAGYLATQHLLEQGYKNIAFITTDKEIAIFQDRFHGFEAALKDAQISPQKDFIIRGDLSIEAGIKGTEQILKSVIQPDAFIGGDDFTAVGIIQALKTANIAIPATGVIGFANQTFSSFITPTLSSIDQQANKMGEECAKLFLKMVKQKSPYEAIEQIVLDPILIKRKSTNRIDK; from the coding sequence GTGAATAAAAAAACGACAATTTATGATATAGCCCGTGCGCTTGGAGTGACAGTCTCTACCGTATCGCGCGCACTGAATAATGTGCCTACGATCAGTGAGGCGACACGAAAACTGGTGTTAGACAAAGCAAAGGAATTGAATTACAGCGTCAATAAGTTGGCCTCTTCTCTTTCCTCGGGCAAGTCCAATACCATCGGTGTCATTGTTCCTACCATGCAAATTCATTTTTTTGCAGAAGCCGTGCATAGCATTGAAAAAGAGTTAAAAAAACACAACTACAGCCTATTGCTTTATCAATCGAATGAATCTTTTGAAGATGAAGTCAATGGCGTGAAGACCTTACTTGAAGCTCAGGTAGACGGCATCATTGCTTCGTTGTCGCTGGAGACGCAGGAAACCCAGCATTTTCAGGAAGTGATCAATCAGCGCAAATGCCTGGTTATTTTTGACCGTACCCATAAAGATATTCCTGCTCCTGTGGTCAAACTTGACGATTTTAAAGCAGGCTACCTTGCAACACAGCACCTGCTCGAACAGGGTTACAAAAACATTGCCTTTATCACAACGGACAAAGAAATCGCTATTTTCCAGGATCGTTTCCATGGTTTCGAAGCAGCCTTAAAAGATGCGCAGATTTCCCCGCAGAAAGACTTTATCATTCGTGGCGACTTATCCATTGAAGCCGGCATCAAAGGAACCGAACAGATTCTAAAATCTGTAATCCAACCGGACGCCTTTATTGGTGGTGATGACTTTACAGCCGTGGGAATTATACAGGCATTAAAAACTGCAAATATTGCCATTCCAGCGACAGGAGTGATCGGTTTTGCAAACCAGACCTTTTCTTCCTTTATCACCCCTACACTATCAAGTATTGATCAACAGGCCAACAAAATGGGGGAAGAATGTGCAAAACTCTTTCTGAAAATGGTTAAACAAAAAAGTCCGTACGAAGCAATCGAACAGATTGTTCTTGATCCCATATTGATAAAAAGAAAATCTACCAATAGAATAGACAAATAA
- a CDS encoding ZIP family metal transporter, which yields MNSILLILILFIPAFASGIAVFFVQKKGTSFLKLILSFSGAYLFSITVLHLIPHVYQSNNTSPEVLGIYVLAGFLFQLFLEQFSQGIEHGHIHTDNDHDHHNHRFPIGIMFSLCLHAFLEGMPLAATHQTELALGISIHHIPAAFALGSILISTHLKKNTILITLALFAAMTPFGFLLSKAISAGEVGNIQQYFDKIMAVVIGIFLHISTTILFESGSIDHHKFNKKKMIAVIAGVAIALGSFLFVGEHDHGHDQHQQPHDHEHHDHAH from the coding sequence ATGAATTCAATTTTATTGATTTTAATTTTATTCATACCTGCATTTGCAAGTGGAATTGCTGTATTTTTTGTACAAAAGAAAGGAACCAGTTTCCTTAAACTCATCCTTTCTTTCAGTGGAGCCTATTTATTCTCTATTACGGTACTGCACCTCATTCCGCATGTCTATCAGTCTAACAATACTTCACCTGAGGTATTGGGTATTTATGTGCTTGCTGGATTTCTTTTCCAGCTCTTTCTTGAACAGTTCTCCCAAGGGATCGAGCATGGCCATATCCATACCGACAATGATCACGACCACCACAATCATCGTTTTCCAATAGGTATTATGTTCAGTCTATGTCTTCATGCTTTCCTTGAAGGCATGCCACTCGCGGCAACACATCAGACTGAACTTGCACTAGGCATATCCATCCACCACATTCCGGCGGCATTTGCATTGGGAAGTATTCTAATAAGCACGCATTTAAAGAAAAACACCATCCTCATTACACTAGCTTTATTTGCAGCAATGACCCCTTTTGGCTTTTTGCTGAGCAAAGCCATCAGTGCAGGTGAAGTAGGCAATATCCAGCAATATTTTGATAAAATCATGGCCGTGGTTATTGGTATCTTCTTGCACATATCGACAACGATACTTTTTGAATCGGGCTCAATTGACCATCATAAATTCAATAAAAAGAAAATGATTGCTGTGATAGCCGGTGTTGCTATTGCACTCGGAAGTTTCTTATTTGTCGGAGAACATGATCATGGGCACGATCAGCATCAACAACCGCATGATCATGAACATCATGACCATGCGCATTAA
- a CDS encoding MarR family winged helix-turn-helix transcriptional regulator — MKIEDEIKVSKFSNEWHRCTVNILYTYNWINNELEQRAAKEGITLKQFNVLRILRGQYPKPATNNLIKSRMLSTTPDISRMIDRMVSKELVSRCQSGGDKRAVDLVITEKGLEILKSLDEDMLMKDLLPDRISEEEAMTLSALLDKLRG; from the coding sequence ATGAAGATTGAGGACGAAATCAAAGTAAGTAAATTCAGCAATGAATGGCATCGTTGTACGGTAAATATTCTTTACACGTACAATTGGATTAACAATGAGCTTGAACAGCGTGCTGCCAAAGAAGGAATCACTTTGAAACAGTTTAATGTCTTGCGCATATTGAGGGGCCAATATCCCAAGCCTGCAACCAATAATCTGATTAAATCAAGAATGTTGAGTACTACCCCGGACATCTCGCGTATGATTGATCGCATGGTTTCCAAAGAATTGGTTTCACGTTGTCAATCGGGTGGTGATAAAAGGGCAGTGGATTTGGTTATCACTGAGAAGGGCCTCGAGATTCTTAAGAGTTTAGATGAGGATATGTTGATGAAGGATCTTTTACCCGATCGAATTAGCGAAGAAGAGGCAATGACTTTAAGTGCACTGTTGGATAAACTTCGCGGCTAA
- a CDS encoding nuclear transport factor 2 family protein, protein MIRKIILGTYCFLSLILFVFPTSAQQPMDEINGLLDRWHKTSGEVKYGPFLNVIASDGVILGTDHDERWDKAHAEKFSDQYFNPKNAWTYTYDKRHISFNADSTTAWFDETFKINTKSFRGVGVLSKQDNEWKLRQYSMSMSAPYADVKAAVGGKAGQKIHSNLLLVMVLFFFMAMLFVLSQRLKISYPILLVIG, encoded by the coding sequence ATGATTAGAAAGATCATTTTAGGTACGTATTGTTTTCTTAGTTTAATTTTATTTGTCTTTCCGACAAGTGCCCAGCAGCCTATGGACGAAATCAATGGGCTACTGGATCGTTGGCACAAAACTTCGGGTGAGGTAAAGTATGGTCCATTTTTGAATGTTATTGCTTCAGATGGCGTTATTTTGGGTACTGATCATGATGAAAGGTGGGATAAAGCCCATGCGGAGAAGTTCAGCGATCAATATTTCAATCCCAAAAATGCCTGGACTTACACCTATGACAAGCGGCATATCAGCTTTAATGCCGATAGCACGACGGCCTGGTTTGATGAAACGTTTAAGATCAATACCAAGTCCTTTCGTGGCGTGGGCGTATTAAGTAAGCAGGACAATGAATGGAAGCTTCGTCAATACAGCATGTCCATGTCGGCACCTTATGCGGATGTGAAAGCGGCCGTAGGTGGAAAGGCAGGTCAGAAAATTCACAGTAACCTGTTATTGGTGATGGTGCTGTTTTTCTTTATGGCTATGTTATTTGTGCTGAGCCAACGCCTCAAGATCTCTTACCCCATTCTGTTGGTTATTGGCTGA
- a CDS encoding phosphatase PAP2 family protein, with product MIQQLVHIDQEIFLAINQGLSNPVFDWLLPILRNPYTWAPLYLFLIIFFIKTYGKTGILIVAMTLVTFGISDGISSHLIKKTVKRIRPCNDVEFKENVNIRVRCGSGFSFTSSHAANHFSLAFFWIVLFRRRWKHVLWLCITWATLISVSQIYVGVHYPFDVLCGSALGILVGLATGYLFKRFVPSFFKTEHV from the coding sequence ATGATTCAACAATTAGTACACATCGATCAAGAGATTTTTCTGGCCATTAATCAGGGCTTGAGTAACCCCGTGTTTGATTGGTTATTGCCTATACTACGCAATCCATATACCTGGGCCCCCTTGTATTTATTTCTGATCATATTTTTCATAAAGACCTATGGAAAAACGGGAATTCTAATTGTTGCCATGACCTTGGTTACCTTCGGAATTTCCGATGGTATATCATCTCATTTGATCAAAAAGACTGTAAAAAGGATTAGACCGTGTAACGACGTGGAGTTTAAAGAAAATGTCAACATCCGGGTGCGATGCGGCTCCGGCTTTAGCTTTACCTCCTCTCATGCGGCCAATCATTTTTCCCTTGCTTTTTTCTGGATTGTACTTTTCCGGAGAAGATGGAAACATGTGCTTTGGCTTTGTATTACCTGGGCAACCCTAATTTCAGTCTCTCAAATTTATGTTGGTGTCCATTACCCGTTTGATGTCCTCTGTGGTTCAGCCTTAGGTATCCTGGTTGGATTGGCAACAGGCTACTTATTCAAACGGTTTGTGCCTAGCTTTTTTAAAACTGAACACGTATAA
- a CDS encoding FeoA family protein → MRNRTSLDKLKKGEKAVIIDFDSHEIPAKFFELGFIPGTEVEVKHIAPLDGPICLNINANNALIAIRKSEAKVILIDQK, encoded by the coding sequence ATGCGTAATAGAACTAGCTTAGATAAGCTAAAAAAAGGGGAAAAAGCGGTAATTATAGATTTTGATTCACACGAAATTCCAGCTAAATTTTTCGAATTGGGGTTTATTCCCGGTACTGAAGTAGAGGTGAAACATATCGCACCTTTGGACGGTCCTATATGTCTAAATATTAATGCTAATAACGCCTTAATTGCTATCCGCAAATCAGAAGCCAAAGTCATCCTTATTGATCAGAAATAA